The sequence CTCAACAAAGTCACCGCAGAATCCCCCATCAACCGGATTCTGCACCCATCAACGACCGTGGTGCTCAACGGCGAAGAAAATCTACGCCAAACCCACCAACCACGAGAAGACCCATAGTCTTCGACACGTCCCCGCGCAACTCAATGTGCGGGGACTACCCCCAGACCCACACTTTCCAAACCCCAGAATCACGCTTTCCAATCAACAGAAAAACACTTTCCAACAACCGCTGCGCACAACGAGTTTGCCCACATTTATTCTAGTGTGGATTTCACCGTACGCGCCTGATCACAACCCGATTGAAAAAGTATCGAATGAAGCCAAGGCCGCAATTGCGAACCGACAATGCGATGACCTTGCAGTAACAACCATAGAGTTCCGTGTTCGCTTGGGGTGTTTTTCGCACCATTGCTTTCCAAAAGGTTCTTAGGCAGTACGATGGTTTGAGCGCCACGGCCTTTCATTCAGGCTCTCTCTATTTTTTGGAAAGTGTCTGGCTTATTCGGTTGCCGTGGCGCCCCAAAAGCCTTATCTGTCTACTCTCTATATTTATTGGAGAGTACGAGAGGAGTTGCACTTTAATGTCTAACGTGTATCATCAAGGTTAGCAGTGATGCATACAATCCGATTCTATGGATCGGTGGACAAAAGAATCAGCGCCATGCTCTATGCGCGGAGGCTTAGCACACAACGAAGGGAGAGGAGGGCTGAGATGGCTGGATCTACTCACGGTGATCACCGCCGCAAAGAAGAAACCCGCCTAGAAAAGCCAAGAGCTTTTGCTAGCCGGGTTCTGGCCGTAGTTACATCCAAACTTCTTGCGGATTTGATCAGCAAGAGCTGGGACTGGATGAACTCATAGGTCAAAAGAAAGGATCACTCGTTGACGCCGGGTGACCTTCTTGCTTGTTTCTCTTTGCCCTAGGGCATCTCAAGTCTAACCCGCGAGCAGAAAGCTAGCAAGCAAACGGGTACCTTACAGAAAATGAGCGCGAAAGGTATGTGGTTCCTCAAATTTAAAGATCACGATTGTAATGGGTTAACGCCAGATGGCATCGTGCAAAGAAACTACGTGAGATTCTTGGCCAGATCAGTCAGGAGTTTGCTCATATTCACCTCGTCTGGCTTCCACCTGTTTAGCTTCCCCCGTACGCGCCTGATCACAACCCGATTGAAAAAGTATCGAATGAAGCCAAGGCCGCAATTGCGAACCGACAACGCGATGACCTTGCAGCAACAACCATAGAGTCCCGTGTTCGCTTAGGGTGTTTTTCGCACCATTGCTTTCCACAAGGTTCTTAGGCAGTACGATGGTTTGAGCGCCACGGCCTTTCATTCAGGCTCTCTCTATTTTTTGGAAAGTGTCTGGCTTATTCGGTTGCCGTGGCGCCCCAAAAGCCTTATCTGTCTACTCTCTATATTTATTGGAGAGTACGAGAGGACTTGCACTTTAGTTTTTTAAGTGTATTATCAAGTTCAGCACCGATCCATACAATTCGATTCTATGGATTGGTGCGACAACAAGATTCCGATTTTCAAACAAGAGTTCTAAGGAGATTTCATGTTGAACTATCAAGATCTGCTTGATGCTTGCTCCCGGGGTGGCGCCAGTGTGCTTACCTCCGTCACCGAGATGGAACCGGCTGCAGGCCCCCACGCTTCTGTGGCACCAGCAAAGTTTGTCGAGCGGTCGAACTCAGTATTCGCATTCGAAACCCGTTACATCGACGGCGAACCACAAACCATTGCTCTACTCGACTCCAAGCAGTCGTCCCTCAACCGCGCAGAACAAGCCATCCAGCAGGATATTGACGCAGGCTTTGCACCTATTTCGCAGGTCCCCCGCATTGTGGTGGATTACGGCGAAGGCGGGCAACTGACGGACATGGAGCTTCCCCACCGCTTCGCAGACGGCCATATCCGTGCCGGCACCATTGATGGCGAACCAGCCACTAAGAATGATTCATACCGGGCGGTGCGCAACTCCACCCAGGGAAATATCACGGCACTTGTCCAAACAGCACCAGCAGCGGCAGTTTTTGGTGGTTGGGATTCTACCCGTGCGACCAACCAGCTCCGCCTTCCTAGCGCTTTGGTTGGTGAGGTTATAGGCGTCTTGGCAGATCAGGATGCCACTGGTGAAGAACAGCAGTCTAAGCGTGGTGGTGCGCGTGTCGATTCCCTAGCAATGAGTGTCAAACTCACCGGCCCGCAGATGAAGGAGCTGCTAGATGCACAGCGTGAAGAGCTAAGCCCTACCAAGGTGGGCGAGATTGAAAAGAAAATTAAGTCCGAGAAGAAAGGCACAATCTCGGCTTCGTCGCTTGGGCTGGGAGGAATTCCACCAAAACTTGAGTCTTTAGGTGGCGTGTCCTGTAAACGAATCATTCGCACTTGGGTTTTGAGTTTTGCCGCTCTGCGTCAACTTCGTTTCGGGGGCAGCTATGAGCAAGATGTTGCTGGGCGCGCACTCCTTGCCGCATTTGGGTTAGCTGCGATGGCACGTGCGGAGGAGGAAAACTACTTGCGCGCAAACTGTCACCTCGTCGAAAAGAGCGCACCACAAGTGATCCTGGATCAGCGCCACGGAGAATCTAAGGAGTTTAGCGCTCTCACCGTAAAGGAGGCAGACAAGCTTCTAGCTACCGCTATTGAAGAAGCGCGCAAGCTCGGTGTTGTTGATTGGTCCGGGCAGGTTCTTGAAGTTCAGGGTAACCCCATTGTCCTTGGAGGGGCAGTCGAAGAGGCTGAGGATGAACAGAAATGACCAAACTTGAACTACGGGTCCGATTCCCCCTCTGGATATACCAGGCCCACAGAGACGACAAATCTCCCAGCTGGATGCCTGATCCTGCCCGGCTGCACAGCGCTTTTCTCAACGCAGCGGCGCAGGGTTCCCTCGCCGAACCTGATGGAGCCACTGCCCTCAAACCGTCGGAGGAGTCCCTCACAGCGCTACGTTGGCTTGAGGCCAACGCCCCCGATGGCATTGAGGAGCCCCAGAAACGCTGGTGCGCTCCGAACTCCGGACGATTCGCGTACCGTAAAGTCACTTCTGGCACTAACTCCGAAATTCAACAGCGCCCCGTCTCAGACGGTGTGGCTGTAAACGGAAGTTACGGTTATCTGTGGAACGATGTTCCCGAAGCAGTTGCTAGTACTCTTACCGCGTTAAGCGAAGATATCGGCTACCTCGGGGAGGCATCAAGTGTCGCGATTGTAGAACCTGGGCCTGTCAACCCCACGTTAGTGAAAGACTCTTCAGCATCAGCCTTTGATAGCGGGGGCAGCTTTGTCCGTATTCCCCAACGAGGGCGCACGGACTATCTCATAGCTCGCCACAAGTCATACTATCCGGAGAAACCGCCCACGGTTGCCAAAGATAGATGGACTGCGAGTGAAAAACCTCGCGACAGGGAACCAGCGGAAGAATTCTTGTCTAAGGTGATGTACCGAGTACCGGCCGTTCAGCCGCCGGACACCCCCTGGTCTCATGTACTCCTTTTCCAAATCGACCGTCAGAACGTTCCGGTAAAACATCGGGTAGAGCTGTGTGTCACCATGCATAAGGCACTGATTAGCGCAATCGGTTTTGGTGCGTCGCCGATGGTGACGGGTAAGTATGAGCGCCAGGTGAAGCAACGCCCTGCTAACCGGCTGGCAATCCAGTATTTTGACAGCAGCTACGTACAACGGCATGGGGTGCACGGTGCTGCCCTGGGCCTGATGATCCCACGGGATGCAGATGATCAGCAATTGGCGCAGATTGCGCAAGCTCTTTCCGCTATTTCAGTTTTGTGGTCGCGGAACTTGGGGCGGGTCCGAGTCACCTTCGATGGTGTTAGTGTGGCGGCTGATAAATTTTGGGCCGCCCCGGCTGATGGCCACGTACGGCTCTGGTCTGCAGATACAGCGATCATTCCAGAGACTCGACCAGTGTCGAAGAAAGCGCTAAATCGCCCATGGACCTTGGAAGACGCTGGTTTATTGTCGCTCGGTTTTGTGTGGCGTGATGAGTTCGAGATTGTAGGAAAAGGTGAGCACATGTACGCCCACCTACGCAATCAAGTAGCAGGTTCTCAGGCGCGTGTGTATAAGGCCTCAACGTTAGGCGATGCTGCTGCGTCATATGTGCACAGGACCCACACCAACGTGCCGGTTCAGCCGTGGAATGGATTACTGAGCCTGGGCAACCTTGCCAATGCGCAAACGCTTGTTGCTATCGGCCAATCACGCCATCTTGGTGGGGGATTACTC comes from Corynebacterium cystitidis and encodes:
- the cas7g gene encoding type I-G CRISPR-associated RAMP protein Csb1/Cas7g, which gives rise to MLNYQDLLDACSRGGASVLTSVTEMEPAAGPHASVAPAKFVERSNSVFAFETRYIDGEPQTIALLDSKQSSLNRAEQAIQQDIDAGFAPISQVPRIVVDYGEGGQLTDMELPHRFADGHIRAGTIDGEPATKNDSYRAVRNSTQGNITALVQTAPAAAVFGGWDSTRATNQLRLPSALVGEVIGVLADQDATGEEQQSKRGGARVDSLAMSVKLTGPQMKELLDAQREELSPTKVGEIEKKIKSEKKGTISASSLGLGGIPPKLESLGGVSCKRIIRTWVLSFAALRQLRFGGSYEQDVAGRALLAAFGLAAMARAEEENYLRANCHLVEKSAPQVILDQRHGESKEFSALTVKEADKLLATAIEEARKLGVVDWSGQVLEVQGNPIVLGGAVEEAEDEQK
- the csb2 gene encoding type I-G CRISPR-associated protein Csb2 yields the protein MTKLELRVRFPLWIYQAHRDDKSPSWMPDPARLHSAFLNAAAQGSLAEPDGATALKPSEESLTALRWLEANAPDGIEEPQKRWCAPNSGRFAYRKVTSGTNSEIQQRPVSDGVAVNGSYGYLWNDVPEAVASTLTALSEDIGYLGEASSVAIVEPGPVNPTLVKDSSASAFDSGGSFVRIPQRGRTDYLIARHKSYYPEKPPTVAKDRWTASEKPRDREPAEEFLSKVMYRVPAVQPPDTPWSHVLLFQIDRQNVPVKHRVELCVTMHKALISAIGFGASPMVTGKYERQVKQRPANRLAIQYFDSSYVQRHGVHGAALGLMIPRDADDQQLAQIAQALSAISVLWSRNLGRVRVTFDGVSVAADKFWAAPADGHVRLWSADTAIIPETRPVSKKALNRPWTLEDAGLLSLGFVWRDEFEIVGKGEHMYAHLRNQVAGSQARVYKASTLGDAAASYVHRTHTNVPVQPWNGLLSLGNLANAQTLVAIGQSRHLGGGLLVPVDLPRQLLQSLNKQEV